Genomic DNA from Telopea speciosissima isolate NSW1024214 ecotype Mountain lineage chromosome 2, Tspe_v1, whole genome shotgun sequence:
AAGCCGGAGAAAAAACGAAGAAGAAACCTGCTCTCACGGTGAACAGgtttatgggtttttttatttaatgaataaGATTAAAAGGTCAAAAAATAAACGGTTTAGATTAGGTTGTCGCGTTTAGTGGTGCGTTTAACGAAAATCATCGCGGTGCCGCTACCACCCACTCTTGAGATTATGTCTGTCTGACATTCTCTTGTGTTAGGAAGTCCCTTCAAAGTGTCAAACAGTGTCCATAAAATGTCAACCCTATCAGGTCCATATATCGACACTCTGACAGATTATTTGCTCGTCTCTACAACAAAATGTGTTCATCGACATGGCTTCGTTGGCCAACCAAGTCAGATTGATGTCGAATTCTGGGGATTTCCTAAAATGTGTGGGCtctatttttgggattttgataGCAACAGCGAGATAAGGTTCATACTTGAAGGCCATGATTCTCATGAACCCAAGgttcactccccccccccccctctccaaaGGCATCCTTTGGACGTGATGACCATGCCTAATTGCCCAATTTTAATTAGCCAAGAGGTGTTGGCACCCTTTTGCATCCTTGATGAAAATTGGatggtttggactttggatggTGTTAGTTGACCCTAGGACGTGTTAAAAGGCTCTGTAGTCCTTTCTAAATCTAAAAATTAAAGTCCTTTCACATTGAGAAGAAATCCTTTGGAGATCCTTTTGATCTTTTGGCAAAAACTAATGGTTTATGGAGTTTTTTCCTTGGCTAGAGTGAGGTAGAGAGAGAAAGTCAAGAAATCCTGGGTGATTTGAATCCAAATTTGAGGCTTCTCTCTTGAGTCGAGAGTTGTCTCCAACCTCTTTTTCATGTTGGTCTTCAATTAGGTAAGGTTTCAAATttagtttttgggttttatatcctctattagggatgtaaatgaaattcgtgtccgtatccatttagcactatccgaatctgtccaaaagttaaacggatacagacacggataggctatagctatccgaaaaactatatttacatgtaaatgaataatatctgatccgtatccgtgtagcactatccgaatctgtccaaaagctaattggatgcggatgcagatatagcactatccaaaccgaatctgatccgtttacatccctatcctctattttcttctcttattttttttggcataCCCCAAAGGGTGTGTGGTCCTACCACTCTATGTAGTGATCATGCACCCATGTTTTGTTAATTTGTTATGTTATTTGTTTAGACCATGTTCCCTTCCTTTGTTCATGATGTTTTAAAGTCTTCCCCGGATCTATTTTTGCAACATATATGATGAAATTCTTCCTTTAAAGTCAATCATGTCATTAATATAATATTGCATATATCTTTTACTAATCTTAACATCACCATCTATCTGCAAGAACTATAGTGGTCATCACATATTAATCTAATGGAACTTCTAGCTCCCTGGCATGACTATGGAGTTTCACAGACACATGATGTTCAGAGAGGTTGGGAATCTGAGGAATTGTCTTTGGACTGGTCAGGGTTAGAAAGAGGTTTCAGATTTTTCTTCTGTTAGTATAAAATGATTTTAGATTATACTCTGGTCGTAGAGGATGGGAAATGTTGGGATTAAGAGATGATGAGTTCTTATTGGAACATTTGGGACTGAATCAAAGAGTGGGGAGAAGGGTAAGGGAGGTCTTGGGCATTGTTAGTTGAGAAAGAAGGTGAAGACTTCTAGCTGGGAAATTTCTCTTTTAACAAATTATAATGAAGTTAACATAGTTTATCTATCTATCATCGAGAAAGAACGGAAACCAGAAATTACATGAATGTGTATTCCTTCGTTGTTGCGATATACAAGATCAAATATTTGAATTATGACTTCTTTATACATCAATTGATAAATTCAACGGAGACTATCACCTTCCCTCTGCAAAATTCTCATGCAGCATTGTTTGATTGGCAGTTACTGGAAAATGGTCTCCATCAACCACAGTGGTTGCATTTGAAGATTTGGTTTGGCTCTTTGGATTTTCACTTGTTGAGGTTCCAGAAGTGTCACCACTCATAAAGCTGCTTATATCATTGAATACCCAATCAGTTAAGTATCCAGGCTTTGATGTGACACTGCTCACTTCAGTATCTCCTGAAAGCATTGCCACCACACGGGACATTGCTGGACGTAGGGATGGTGATGCTTGAGTGCACAGGAGAACTACTCCTATCACTCGTTTCGCTTCTACAGCATTGTATTCTGATAGTGCAGGATCAACCAGTTCCAGGTCACAATTACTTTCATGTAGATTCCAAGCCTATAAAATAGGAAGATGACAACATATGTGAGATCCACACCTGCAAATGTTTATGTATGGCTCATCTATATTGCAAATGCATTTTAGAACCATTATCTAGTGAGAAATTAGTGGAATTGAAGAATCAAATCAACACTTTGGCAAATAGtgtaaattagattttttttaaaaaaattgatcatAATCATACCCATTCAAGAAGATAAATCTTTTCTCCATTCAAGTTTGTGTCAGTATTCGGCCTCCCGCTGATGATCTCAAGAGCTACTACTCCAAATCCAAAAACATCAGCTTTCTCAGTTAGGTGCCCACGCATGGCATACTCTGGTGCAAGATAGCCACTTCAACAAAACAGAGTTTTAGATCCCATAATTTCAATATCTGTAAaggtttccataaaaaaaaagtaccgaaaATAAAGAgcgggaaaaaaaattacattgttCCTGCAATTCGAGTGCTTATGTGAGTCTTCTTGTCATCATAAAGTTTGGCCAaaccaaaatctgaaattttgggCTTGAGGTCAGAATCAAGTAGAATATTACTAGCCTTGACATCTCTGTGTACAATTCTAGGCTTCGACTCCTCGTGAAGATAGGCTAGACCCCGTGCTGTCCCCAAACAGATATCATAGCGAGTTGGCCAACTAAGATGTAAACCACTCCTCCCTATTCAAGAATTCAAGATATGATTGAGTTTCAAAGTTTTCTCAATAAGGAAACAGCTAGGGGTCTAGGAAGTAATTCCAATTTTTAAAAGTATATATACTCTTCTTGCAATTGCCTACCAAAGAGTGCTTGATCAAGGCTTTTATTTTCGAGGTACTCATAAACCAGAAGTCTCCTATCTCCCTCGATGCAACAACCATACAATGTCACTAGGTTTCGATGTTGCACTGCAGATATGGTAGCGATCTCTGTTATGAACTGATTCTTTCCCTGGTGGGATGCCACTGAAAGTTGCTTCACAGCCACCACCCTTCCATCAGGAACCGTTCCCTATAGAATACACCAACCCAATAGATTTAGTACTTCAATTTCATGTTCagctttctcttcctccttgtTCAACTCTTGTGTTTCATTTAGACTGAACAATAAACAGATTTAGCATTAACAATACATTTCCCATGCAGTGCGGTTGAATATAATCCATATTGAATGTATCTCAATTATCAGTTATGGGACCAACttcttgtcaccaaagtggtgacttaagaagttgtaaccttcttttaatagccccttgtcttattcccaagtTATTTAGTGCAGTATTTCATGAAGGGATAAAAAAGAGTTTTGAAAAAGTTAAAAGTTATTTTTAATGCAATATTTCATTCAGTTTTTATATGATATAAcaagatttaccctcattgaaaaaatgtGTAATactaaaaatgcaaaaaagtaaggttacaatcgtgttgtaaccaaccttggctacaacaagattttcctttCAGTTATAGCTTCAACGAAAAGTAGTCCATTAATTTATAAAAGAAACAACATACCTTGTAAACAGGTCCAAAGCCTCCCTCCCCCAGCTTATTAGCAGGATTGAAGTCTTCTGTAGCAGTCTTCAATTCTGCATAACTGAAGGTGTTTGGTCTAGAAACTATACCTAGAAACTCTGCAATTTCAGTCAAGAAAGATGGACTGTTATTTGTTTATCCAATTATGAGTTCACGCACGTGTAAAAGGAAATCAAATAATAAGAGCTTCACATTTCCTGCAGTAAGGAAAGGAAAATCCAATCTTCTCTCCTGCTCTCGTCAAACAAtataaaatagaagagaaagaaaaaccaaaGACATGCATGGATACAAGATTTCCAAACTTGAGCAACAAATCCAATCAATGAAGTAAGTCCTACAGTCTGAAACAACAATTCACTTAGTTTTTttaccttcatcttcatcaataTTCGACCCTTTCCTTCTTTGAAGAATATAATAAACCACCAAAACAAATAGAAAGATGACAACTCCAATAGGAACAGTGATTCCAACAATTAAACTGGTCCTTGTCTTTCTTGTTGAAGTAAGTATACGTGGTGTGTTGCTAACAGTTGGAACAAAATCTGAAGGAAAAAATGATTGTTAATAGCCACTAATAGATTATAAAGTACATAATTTAGTAATGCAATCCATTTCAATTTCAGAGAAGTTACTTGGAACAGCGCTGATGGCTGAAATGGATGGTCCATATGTACCTTGTTTAGGTATACAACAAGTCCCCTCTCCAGCCCAAAAGAGATGGATTTCAAGGAAGTTCTCCGTCACTTGGGCCTGGGTTTCCTTTTGTACAGCTGAAAAAGAGATTCCCCCTGCCTCGTTCCGTATGTCAAAATCTTTTAGCCATAGGTTACCCTGAAATATTATGAAATAAATAGCTTCTAGATCAGACGAGTCTTATCACTAGAAGGCTTGATATATAGCCATGGTTTCAATATCTTTGACAATGCCGCATTACACATAACTTCAATGCTGTAATAAAGTTTCTAAACTACAACAAATGGATTTCCAAGTAGAAATAAAACTTAGTTTCTATAAGTTATACTCTATGCAGTAGAAATGCTCTAACTTATTTTTGGTAATTGATTGCAACGACTACCTAACTGGTGCATCAATTTGTAAAGTTTAATGCTTTAATTAACTCTTACTTTGGTCAACTTACCTGGATATAAATATCAAACACACGCCTTCCATGACTTTCCCAAGTATGAGTATTTGTGAATGAAATCTCAGAAAATTGTAGGCTCACATTGTAAATTCCATTTTCTAGCCCCAGCCCATAGTATCTTAGTGACCCTGGAGATATTCTTGCCGTCTGGAACAACTCTGAATCTAAAGTATTTGTGAATTGCGCAGAAGAAGATAGGATATACTCAGGATCATTGTTCTCAGCAAACCTTCCAACATTGCTAACTGCCCATCTTTCTGTTTCGGCGACAAAATAAGTGGCTGGGCCAAGTGTTTCATTCTCCCTCTCAAATACAATCCCCGCAGAAGACTTAATTTCTGGACCTCCACACTTGATAGAGAAGTTATAATCTATACAGAAGCAAAACATTGCACCCATCAATTTAATTATTTCCTACAAgatagtgtgtgtgtgtgtgtatatatactGTCCTTTCCAATTTGAAGGCTTGAATATTAAAATGCATAAAGACATGATGTAACATAGAAAGTCAAAGTTGAAAGTTAGGTTGGGTTATTTATGTTGAATATCTTAGTTTTATGTAATTTGGATCCTATTTTTTCTGTTTGAGCTGATGAAACTGAATCTATTTTCCCTACTCTGTTTGAATGTCCTTTCGCTAGAATTTCTTAGTTCTCTTCCTCTTTGGAACTAAGACTTGAGGCATTGGGATTTAATTCTCTATTTGAATGGTGAAAACATTGGCTTGATCAAACTCAGCGGATGAATTGTTATAAACATGCCTAATCCATATTTTGTTCTATATGTTGGACTATTTGGGAAGAATGAAATTTTGCAGTTTTGTAGGGGCACTACTCCTAATTTGACAAGGATCCTCAAAAGGGCCCTTAGCATAATTCCATCTAGAATTATCACTGGATTTCCGGGTATTAATAACTCATATCGATCAGAAAGTATGCAAGCATTGCTTGCAAAATGTATTACCATCATTATTGTTGAAGGAGCAGATTTTTTGGTTTATTGATTTACAACTCATAAAATTTTTGTGTGCAGGTGGGGGGTAAATTCGCATTACACACAAATAAAATAGGACAAGAGAAAATTCAAGAGGCCTGTAACGATCAACATAAAGCGTGGGTTGGAGATATGGTAGGATGACACGATTATATTTTCAGATGCTCTTCTGCTGGTGGAGGAATTAGAGAAGGAATGCTCTTCCGATTTGGATTGGATCCGTAGTAGTTCAAATT
This window encodes:
- the LOC122652413 gene encoding probable LRR receptor-like serine/threonine-protein kinase At1g56140 isoform X1, translated to MEEQRKKSMLKPRCFSAFAHALCCIIYLLSQLLILSEAQTSATTDPSEVRALNSIFQQWGLKASNKWNISGEPCTGIATDSTSFDSTDFNSAIKCDCSYNNATTCHITQLKVYALEVVGTIVNELMNLTYLTNLKLGQNYFTGPLPKFFGNFTQMQNLDVGINGLSGELPKELGNLNNLRTLGIGSNNFSGPLPPELGNLTNLAEIYFDSSGVSGWIPPTFAKLQSLQTVWASDNALTGKIPEFIGGNWTRLSVLRLQGNSFEGPIPSSFSNLTSLTDLRISEISNGSSSLAFIKNMKALSVLVLRNNNISDTIPSNIKEYQSLSLLDLSFNNLTGQIPSSLFNLNSLSYLFLGNNQLFGTLPSQKSASLLNIDLSYNHLSGILPSWVTEESLQVNLVANNFNISGSNISGLPSGLNCLQRNFPCNRVSPIYYNFSIKCGGPEIKSSAGIVFERENETLGPATYFVAETERWAVSNVGRFAENNDPEYILSSSAQFTNTLDSELFQTARISPGSLRYYGLGLENGIYNVSLQFSEISFTNTHTWESHGRRVFDIYIQGNLWLKDFDIRNEAGGISFSAVQKETQAQVTENFLEIHLFWAGEGTCCIPKQGTYGPSISAISAVPNFVPTVSNTPRILTSTRKTRTSLIVGITVPIGVVIFLFVLVVYYILQRRKGSNIDEDEEFLGIVSRPNTFSYAELKTATEDFNPANKLGEGGFGPVYKGTVPDGRVVAVKQLSVASHQGKNQFITEIATISAVQHRNLVTLYGCCIEGDRRLLVYEYLENKSLDQALFGRSGLHLSWPTRYDICLGTARGLAYLHEESKPRIVHRDVKASNILLDSDLKPKISDFGLAKLYDDKKTHISTRIAGTIGYLAPEYAMRGHLTEKADVFGFGVVALEIISGRPNTDTNLNGEKIYLLEWAWNLHESNCDLELVDPALSEYNAVEAKRVIGVVLLCTQASPSLRPAMSRVVAMLSGDTEVSSVTSKPGYLTDWVFNDISSFMSGDTSGTSTSENPKSQTKSSNATTVVDGDHFPVTANQTMLHENFAEGR
- the LOC122652413 gene encoding probable LRR receptor-like serine/threonine-protein kinase At1g56140 isoform X2, whose protein sequence is MEEQRKKSMLKPRCFSAFAHALCCIIYLLSQLLILSEAQTSATTDPSEVRALNSIFQQWGLKASNKWNISGEPCTGIATDSTSFDSTDFNSAIKCDCSYNNATTCHITQLKVYALEVVGTIVNELMNLTYLTNLKLGQNYFTGPLPKFFGNFTQMQNLDVGINGLSGELPKELGNLNNLRTLGIGSNNFSGPLPPELGNLTNLAEIYFDSSGVSGWIPPTFAKLQSLQTVWASDNALTGKIPEFIGGNWTRLSVLRLQGNSFEGPIPSSFSNLTSLTDLRISEISNGSSSLAFIKNMKALSVLVLRNNNISDTIPSNIKEYQSLSLLDLSFNNLTGQIPSSLFNLNSLSYLFLGNNQLFGTLPSQKSASLLNIDLSYNHLSGILPSWVTEESLQVNLVANNFNISGSNISGLPSGLNCLQRNFPCNRVSPIYYNFSIKCGGPEIKSSAGIVFERENETLGPATYFVAETERWAVSNVGRFAENNDPEYILSSSAQFTNTLDSELFQTARISPGSLRYYGLGLENGIYNGNLWLKDFDIRNEAGGISFSAVQKETQAQVTENFLEIHLFWAGEGTCCIPKQGTYGPSISAISAVPNFVPTVSNTPRILTSTRKTRTSLIVGITVPIGVVIFLFVLVVYYILQRRKGSNIDEDEEFLGIVSRPNTFSYAELKTATEDFNPANKLGEGGFGPVYKGTVPDGRVVAVKQLSVASHQGKNQFITEIATISAVQHRNLVTLYGCCIEGDRRLLVYEYLENKSLDQALFGRSGLHLSWPTRYDICLGTARGLAYLHEESKPRIVHRDVKASNILLDSDLKPKISDFGLAKLYDDKKTHISTRIAGTIGYLAPEYAMRGHLTEKADVFGFGVVALEIISGRPNTDTNLNGEKIYLLEWAWNLHESNCDLELVDPALSEYNAVEAKRVIGVVLLCTQASPSLRPAMSRVVAMLSGDTEVSSVTSKPGYLTDWVFNDISSFMSGDTSGTSTSENPKSQTKSSNATTVVDGDHFPVTANQTMLHENFAEGR